CAATCCTATTTTTTGTCGCAAACTCGATTGGAGCATATCCGGTTTCGGATTTAAAGACATGGGAGAAATAATACGGGCTTAAATTCACATGCTGCGCAATTTCTCTTAAAGTCACCTGCCTGTTTGTATTCGCTTTAATATATTGAATGGCTTGATCGACAGGAGAGGTTTCATTATGCTGTTTTTCTTGTTTTGCAGAAAGGCTGTTGATCATCGTATAAATCACACAGGTACAGTCGGAAACAGACATGTCCTGTTCATTTTGATAGGTGTAGATCATCTGGTAGAGCTGCTTTCCGATCTCGATATTACGTTTGTGCTGAAAGAAAAACCCATGCTGTTTCATAATATAACGGCATAATTCCTGTGAGTTAGGTCCGTCAAAATGTATATAGATAAATTCCAGTCCGTCGGAGCCGTAATAGTGGTGGGGTTCACGGCAGTCCAGCAATAGGATATCGCCTTTTTTAGCCGTCACCGACTTATCCCGATAATTTACGTGAAGTTGTCCGCTGCGAATATACATCAATAAAAGATAAGGGAAGTAATCCCGCTTAATACTGTAGTCAGCATTGCAGTAATAATGGCCGCAGCAGATCAAATGATAGTAATGTTTTTTGATGGTTTCAGAAGGGGTGAAAAAGTAATAATGCGAACCTTTCGCTACCCCGGGTTCATTCAGCAGCACGGGATCACTCCTTTTTATCGTGTTTAAAATGATTTTATGATTACGCTTACATAAAAGCAAGAATAATGAACAACAAAGCAATCCTGCGTATTTTTGATTTTCCCTCCTTTTACTATACTAAGCATGTAAAGGCGGTAACAGTAAATAAAGCATAAAAAGCTTATTGATTTTCTGCAGCAATAATAAAAAACACAATCCTAAAAGGGAGGAATGTATGATGTTGAATGGAGAGAAAAAAATCGAACGACCGCTTCGCTGGGCAATGGTAGGCGGAGGAAGGCTCAGCCAGGTGGGATACAAGCACCGCACGGGAGCACTTAGAGACAACACAGCCTTTCAATTAGTAGCGGGCGCATTTGACATCGATCCTGCCAGAGGAAAGGAATTTGGCATCAATCTCGGTGTAGCGTCCGACCGCTGCTACGAGGATTATGAAACCATGTTTGAAGAGGAAGCGAAACGAGAAGATGGCATTGAAGCCGTGTCTATCGCAACCCCGAACGGCACGCACTATGATATTACAAAAGCGGCCCTGGAAGCAGGCCTCCACGTAATCTGCGAAAAGCCCTTATTTTTCACAACTGAAGAAGGACTGGAGATTAAAGCGCTCGCAGAAGAGAAGGGGAAAATAGTGGGCGTCACGTATGGATTCTCCGGCAACCAAATGCTTTTACAGATGCGGGCGATGATTGAAAAAGGGGATATTGGCGAGATCCGCATGGTAGAGCTACAGTATACACATGGCTTTAATGCAACAGATGAAGCAGATAAATACAGCGATGCACAAAAGTGGCGAGTGGACCCGAAGATTGCAGGGCCAAGCTTTGTTTTAGGTGATCTTTCGACTCATACGTACTACATGTCACAGTTAATCCTGCCCAACATGAAGATTAAGAAACTGCTTTGCGACCGTCAAAGCTTTATCAGCAGCCGTGCTCCGTTGGAAGACAATGCTTATGTGCTAATGCATTATGAAAACGGGGCAGTAGGCAGACTATGGACATCTTCTGTGAATGCAGGGTGTATGGATGGCCACCGAATTCGTATTGTCGGTTCAAAAGCAAGCCTGGAATGGTGGGACAGCAAGCCGGGCGAACTATCTTATGAAATTCAGGGGCAACCTGCGCAAACACTGATCCGGGCGATGCCTTACCTCGACGAAACTTGCCATGCAGATGAACGCCTGGGTGCTTTGCACGTAGAAGGCCTGTCTGACGCATGGGCAAACATTTATCTTAAGTTTGCGATTGCCATGGATGCAAAAAATCGCGGCGATCAAGAAACGCTGGACAATCTTGTTTATCCGGATATTGACGCAGGAATCGAAGGCATCCGCTGGATTGAGCATTGTGTACGTTCGGCTGACCAGGGTGCCGTCTGGGTTGATTTTAAATATGAACAGGAAACACAGTTCATCTGATTTTTCAAAGCCAAATCTTGTTTAAGATTTGGCTTTTTTGCTTTGTAAGCTGATAGAGATAAGCAGCAAAAGCATCAATGGGATTCGGTTACTGAACAGATAAAGAGATGGAACATGCTGGAGAACGGGCTTGTGAGACGCTGATTTATTGACAGCATGGTTTAAGAGCGATTCGATAAAAATCTGTTTCACAATCAGAATGAGAACGATTACAATAAAAGAAATTTAAAGAGGGAGGGTGCCATGTGAAGCATGTACTAAAAGAGATGGAGCATTATTTTAAATTAACGGTTTTAAACAGCATTCAGCGAAAATTAATGGGAACACTGTTGCTTGTCATGATGGTTCCGCTTATTATCTTTATGTTAATTTCGACACAGATTTCAAGAGGAACCGTAGAATCCTCAGAGATTAGTTCAAACAAATCAAGAGTGGAGCTTTCTGGCAGTTACCTGGAAGAGCAAATACGCTGGTATGATGAATTTTTATTTGATGCCCTTGTGGATGAACAGCTGGTGCCCAGCATTTCCTCAGTTGAAGATATTAATACCGTTAACATTTTTAACAGACAGTCGTACATAAAAGACAAGCTTTTTGGATTATTCAATGGCCGAGATGATACGACCTCGGCATCTCTTGTTTCATTTGAAGAAAACCAGCTTTACAAAGTAGAAAGCAACGACTTTTTCGTTTTTCCTTATCTTGATTCACCAGTTCCGCCCCAAAACAAAGAGGCTATTTTTGGTGTAGACCAGAAAACAGGCAGCTTTTCTTTTGAGAGGTATATTTACCGCTTTGAAGATCAAAGAGCTGTCGGAAAAATTCAAATCAACGTTTCATTTTCTTTTATGGACCATATTGCAGAAAACCTGAAAAGCAACGAAGGCGAACACATTTTGCTTTTAGATTCAAAAGGGAACGCGCTTTACAATCCGGACCATATCAATCTTACAAAAGAATTCAGCCGTCAATTGGCAGAGCAGGCCGAACATCGGGCGTACGCGATTGAAAAAGAAAACTATTATTTTCTGCAGCCGATCATGGATAGAAAATTAACCATTTTAAAAATGGTGCCGAAAGAAGTGATGCTTACAGGAGCTGTGCATATTGGCCGGTCTGGTCTATTCATTTTGATTGTCTCGATGATCTTAACAGCTATATTGTCCGTAGTAGTATCAAACCAGGTGGCAAGACCGATTGTTTCGTTAACGAAAGCGATGGAGCGTGTGGAAGAAACCGATTTTCGTGTAGATATGAAAGTGGAGCGCACGGATGAGATTGGTATTCTTCATCGTAAATATAAAGAGATGATCGACCGGATACGGGATTTGATCGAAAAAAATTATAAGCGCGAGCTGGAAACAAGGGACGCTCAATTTCTGGCTTTGCAGGCGCAAATCAATCCGCACTTTCTTTATAATACCCTTCAAGTAATTGGGGGGATGGCTGTCAAAAACGGAGCAGGCGATATTTATAAAATGACACAGAAGCTGGCGCTCATGTTCCGCTACATTACCAATAAGCAGGGCGATCTTGTACCGCTTCGGGAAGAAATCACCCATTTGAAAAACTATTTATATATTCAGCAGGTCCGTTTTGGAGAAAAAATTTCGATTCAGCTGTTTGTAGATGAATCCATCAACGAAGCCCTGATTCCGCTTTTGTCCCTGCAGCCGATTATTGAAAACTCTTTTAAGCATGGCTTTGAAACCCAGGTGGAGCAAGGAGTTATCAAAATAGATATCCAGGAAATCTTCGATGAAATTGAAATTACCATCGAGGACAATGGAGCAGGTATGAGTGAAGAACGGCTTCGGGAAGTCAGAAAAAAACTGCAACAGGAGGGATTCTCTGAACAGCGGAGCATTGGACTGAAAAATGTGGATGCGCGCATCAAACTATATTTTGGCAGAGAGTACGGCATTGATGTGGACAGCGAAAACTCTTATTACACGAAGGTTACCATTCGAATTCCATCAAAACAAAAGGAAGTGGCAGCATGACAACACTACTCATTGTCGATGATGAGCATTGGACACGGGATACAGTTAAAACACTTGTGGATCAAGAGCTGTGGGGGATCAGCCAGCTGGATGAAGCTGAAAATGGGGAACAGGCTATTGAGAAAATACAGAAGAAATGCCCGGATATTATCATAACCGATATGAAAATGCCGGGAATAGACGGAATTGGCCTGCTGGACGTGTTAAAAAACGACTATCCCGAAATACCTGTGATTGTGTTAAGCGGCTATCAGGATTTTATGTATACGCGCCAGGCAATCAAAGCAAAAGCCGTTGAATACCTGCCAAAACCTGTTGATAGAGAGGAGCTCAACCAAGCATTTGGAAAAGCTATTATGGAAAAGCGAAAACTGGAACAGCAGCAGATCAGCTATCCATTGTTTGCCTTCAAACAGCCCGCCATTTCATCGCTATTGGATCCTTTTTATGCTACACTTGCGTTTTCCTTAAAAGAGTTGAATGAAAAACAGTTCGAATCAACCGTTGAGCAGTTTCTCGCAGAGCTTCCCGAAAATTTAAAGCAGAATGAAGCCTTTCATTTCCGTTTTCACCAGCAGTTTCTCGTGTTAATGGAAGAAGTGATGAAACAGCATAATGTCACGCTAGAAGAGCTGGGATTTGAACGAAAAGATTTTATGTACGATCCCGCGGTCCCGATCGAAACGGAACTGATCAATATGCAAGCAGTCGGGAAAACCGTTATTCAGAAAATAAGGGAAGGAGCCAGACAAAAAACACGGATTAATTTGGACGATATTAAGTACTATATCGAAGAAAATTATTCTTCCCCCGAATTGTCGCTCGGTATGATCTCCAAAAAGTTTTATGTCAGTAAGGAGTATTTAACGACCGCTTTCAAAAAGAAGTTCGGATGCAATATTACCGAATTCATCATCGAATACCGCATGAATAAAGCAAAAGAGCTAGTCCAAACAACCACTCTTCAATATAAAACGATCAGCAGCATGATCGGCTATGAAGACGTTTCTTATTTTTACCGGCTGTTTAAAAAAGTCCATGGAAGTTCACCAGGATCGGTGCGAAAAGATTAACATAATACAAATGTAAGCGCTAATATTGTCAATTCACCAAGCGTTAAAAACCGATTATGATTAAAAAAAAGCAAAGGGGAGCTGAAAATGAAAAAAGCGCTTACACTACCGATTGTCTCTGTTTTATTTGCTGGAATGCTGGCAGGCTGCAGCGGGGAAAGCAATTCCGCGGGTGGTTCGTCATCAGGTGATTCTGACCAGGTAGAGCTGAAAGTATTTATTGGACAGCCGCGATTTAAAGAACAATATGAAACTTACATTGACCAGTTTGTGGCTAAGCAAAAACAAGAAGGCCGCGACGTAACCGTAAAATTGGAACTTCCAAGTGTGAACGAGGCAGACGAGCTGCTGAAAACCCGCCTCGCTTCCGGCGACAGTCCGGATGTGTTCGCGCTTCATGCGATCAATGATATTCCTGTTTACGATAAAGCGGGATACCTAGAAGATCTATCAAATGAGCCATTCGTTGAAAAGCTGTATGATACGGTATCGCCTGCGGTAACAAAGGATGATCGCGTGCTGGCTGTACCGCTCGAAACGCTTCAATGGGGTTACATATACAATAAAGACTTATTTAAAAAGCACGGAGTAGAGCTTCCAACAACGCTCACAGAAATGAAAGCGGTTGTAAAAAAGTTTGAAGATGCAGGTGTGACACCATTTATTAATGCTTACAAGGATTCTTACATTCCACAATTATTCCTGCCATTGACGGTTGGGGCGCTAGAAAGCACGACCGATAAAGGATTTGTCGAGAAAATGAATCAAGACAAAGCGTCATTTGCAGAGTTAAAAGATGACATGTTCCCAATTATCGATCTGGTTCATGAACATGGCACCGATCGTCCATTTGAAGTCGGGCAGGATCAGGGAGCAGCTGCTTTTGCCGCAGGTGAAGCAGCTATGTGGGTACAGGGTCCATGGATGGCAGAATCGTTGATGTCTACTAATCCTGATTTTAACTTTGGGGTAGCGCCGCTGCCTATTAATGATGATCCAAATGCCACTCTGATTGATCTGAGTACATCTACATCCCTGGCCGTTTCAAAACAGAGTGAAGTAAAAGAGGTAGCGAAGGACTTTATGAACTATGTGCTTGATGAGCAGGACTCAAGTGAGTTTTATGAAAGCCTTGGCTTTAATCCCGTTTCAGATGTTCATACATTTAAGCCTTACCCGTGGCTTGTAGATTCAACGAAATATGTAGAAGAAGGAAAAGTCTATCAGGATCCATTAATTCCAGCTGCCGTGAAATCAGCTTCTGAAAAATTAATGCAAAGCTATTATGCAGGCGATGCATCGAAGAACGAAGTGATTGAAGGTCTGGACCAGGCATGGCAGGAGTACAACAAACTAAACAAATAAGGGGTAGCGGAAAGACAGCTCACAGCTGTCTTTCCCTATATAGAAGAGGGAAAGGACTGAACGGGCATGACGGTTAAAGCCATCAATGACAAAAAAGAAAACTCAGTCAGCGCACACAGAAAAGAAAAAAGATTAAGAACGAAAAGCAGTCATTTAAGCCTGATTTTATTTGTTCTTCCTGCCTTTGTTTTTTACTTCGTTTTCTTATTTATTCCAATGGTTGGTGCGGGTGTTTACAGTTTCACAGATTGGAATGGCTTAAATCCTTCTTATAATTTTGTCTGGTTTGATAACTATATTGAAGCTTTTAAAGACGATGAAGCGTTTCGTCATTCTTTTTTCTTTACTCTGAAATACACCATTGTCGTTTTCTTTATTCAAAATATCATCGCACTGTTACTGGCATTGCTAATTGAGTCAAGAGTAAGATCAAAAGGGTTTTTCCGGACCATTTTCTTTATGCCAAATATGCTCAGCTTAATTATCAGTTCGTTTATGTTTTCTTTTATTTTTTCAAATGTATTTCCAGAGCTTTCTCAAAAAGCTGTTTTTTCCTTTCTTGATCAGGCCTGGATTGGAGATCCGGACGTTTCCTTTTATTCCATTGTGATCGTGTCGCTCTGGCAGGGAATTGGCTACATGATGATCATTTATATGGCAGCACTGCAGGGAGTACCGAAACAGCTGAAGGAAGCAGCGATGATTGATGGAGCCAACGTATTTCAGCGGCTGCGCCACGTTGTTCTGCCGATGATTATGCATGCGATTACGATTTGCTCGTTCTTGACGCTGAATGGTGCCTTTAAAGTGTTTGACGTTGTTTATGCGTTAACGCAAGGAGGACCGGGAACATCCACGCAGGTGATGGCGCTGAACATTTACCAGGAAGCTTTTTCAAACAACTTCCGTTTTGGCTATGCCAATTCAAAAGCAATGATTTTGTTCCTCGTTGTTCTTGTCATCACCATTATTCAAGTCAGTATTTCAAAACGCAAGGAGGTTGAAGCGTAATGAAAGAAAACAAAGCGGCTTCATGGTCAGTGAATACCGTATTGATTCTTTTCGCAGTCGTCTCGTTTTTTCCGATTTATATGTCTGTGATTAATTCTTTTAAATCACAGGCGGAAATTTTCACATCAGTTCTGGCCCTTCCTAAAGAATTCACTTTTGATAATTATATTGGTGTTTTTAAAGAGCTCAACCTGCTCGACAGTGCAGTGAATACCCTCATTGTAACGGTAATCGGCCTTGCCGGAATTGTGATCTGCGGCTCTCTTGCCGGCTATAAGCTGGCCCGCACATCAGGAAAGTTCAGCAATTTTATCTTTATGCTGTTTATTGCTTCTATGCTCGTTCCGTTTCATTCGATTATGATCACGCTCAGCCAAATCGCAAAAGGAGTGGGTGCGCAGGGGTCGTTAATCGGTCTTGGCTTAATCTACATCGGTCTTGGAGTAAATATGGCTGTGTTTCTTTACCACGGATTTGTTAAAGCCATTCCAAAAGAGCTGGAAGAGGCGGCTAAAATCGATGGCTGCAATGATTTTCAAATTTTCACGAAGATTATTTTTCCGCTTTTAAAACCGATTACAGCAACGATTCTCGTATTAAATGTTCTCTGGCTCTGGAATGACTTCCTGCTGCCGCTGATTATGCTGACAGATGTAAACAACTACACGTTAATGCTGTCAATCAATATGCTATTCGGCCAATACGCAGCAGACTGGCCGAAAATTCTAGCGTCGCTTGTGCTGACAGCACTTCCGGTGATTATCTTTTATGCCATCTTCCAGAAATACATCCTGGAAGGTATTGCAGATGGAGCCATTAAATAATGAAAAGTGAGGAAGCGTAGATGGAAAAGCTGCTTTACGGTGTTGCTTATTATGATGAATATATGCCCTATGAACGGCTCCAGACAGACATTCAAATGATGAAAGAAGCCGGCATTAACGTGGTACGTATTGCGGAATCTACCTGGAGCACACATGAACCGCAGAATGGTGTTTTCGACTTTACATCCGTGAACCGTGTCTTAGATGCGATGCTTCAAGCGGAAATCAGCGTGATTGTCGGGACACCGACTTATGCGGTACCAACGTGGATGGTAAAAGAGCATCCGGAGGTGCTGGCGGAAACAAAACAGGGACCCGGAAAATACGGGGCCCGCCAAATTATGGACATTACGAGTCCCATCTACTTATTTTATGCGGAACGGATCATCCGCAAGCTGATGGAGCAGGTAAGCGGCCATCCGGCTGTGATTGGCTATCAAATTGATAATGAAACAAAGCATTATGACACGAGCGGCCCGAATGTACAGCTGCAGTTTATCAAATATTTAAAAGAAAAATTCAAAACGACAGAAGCGCTCAACAAAGAATTTGGGCTGGCTTATTGGAGCAACAAAGTGAATGCATGGGAGGATATGCCGTCTGTTGTCGGAACCATTAATGGAAGCCTGGGCGGGGAATTCTCAAAATTTCAGCGGGGACTTGTCGACCAATTTTTGGCGTGGCAGGTCGACATCGTAAAAGAATATCGAAAGCCAAACCAGTTTATTACCCAGAATTTTGACTTTGAATGGCGGGGCTATTCGTTTGGGGTGCAGCCAAATGTAAACCACTTTACCGCTTCAGAGCCATTCGACATAACAGGCGTTGATATTTACCATCCTACACAGGATGATTTAACCGGTATTGAAATTTCATTCGGCGGGGACGTAGCCCGCTCTACCAAGCAGCAAAACTATTTGGTTTTAGAAACAGAAGCACAGGCTTTTTC
The genomic region above belongs to Domibacillus sp. DTU_2020_1001157_1_SI_ALB_TIR_016 and contains:
- a CDS encoding AraC family transcriptional regulator → MLLNEPGVAKGSHYYFFTPSETIKKHYYHLICCGHYYCNADYSIKRDYFPYLLLMYIRSGQLHVNYRDKSVTAKKGDILLLDCREPHHYYGSDGLEFIYIHFDGPNSQELCRYIMKQHGFFFQHKRNIEIGKQLYQMIYTYQNEQDMSVSDCTCVIYTMINSLSAKQEKQHNETSPVDQAIQYIKANTNRQVTLREIAQHVNLSPYYFSHVFKSETGYAPIEFATKNRIDTAKGLLKTTNLSVSDIAFEVGYSSSSGFINIFYKKVGFTPTEFRNLTI
- a CDS encoding Gfo/Idh/MocA family oxidoreductase — protein: MMLNGEKKIERPLRWAMVGGGRLSQVGYKHRTGALRDNTAFQLVAGAFDIDPARGKEFGINLGVASDRCYEDYETMFEEEAKREDGIEAVSIATPNGTHYDITKAALEAGLHVICEKPLFFTTEEGLEIKALAEEKGKIVGVTYGFSGNQMLLQMRAMIEKGDIGEIRMVELQYTHGFNATDEADKYSDAQKWRVDPKIAGPSFVLGDLSTHTYYMSQLILPNMKIKKLLCDRQSFISSRAPLEDNAYVLMHYENGAVGRLWTSSVNAGCMDGHRIRIVGSKASLEWWDSKPGELSYEIQGQPAQTLIRAMPYLDETCHADERLGALHVEGLSDAWANIYLKFAIAMDAKNRGDQETLDNLVYPDIDAGIEGIRWIEHCVRSADQGAVWVDFKYEQETQFI
- a CDS encoding sensor histidine kinase is translated as MKHVLKEMEHYFKLTVLNSIQRKLMGTLLLVMMVPLIIFMLISTQISRGTVESSEISSNKSRVELSGSYLEEQIRWYDEFLFDALVDEQLVPSISSVEDINTVNIFNRQSYIKDKLFGLFNGRDDTTSASLVSFEENQLYKVESNDFFVFPYLDSPVPPQNKEAIFGVDQKTGSFSFERYIYRFEDQRAVGKIQINVSFSFMDHIAENLKSNEGEHILLLDSKGNALYNPDHINLTKEFSRQLAEQAEHRAYAIEKENYYFLQPIMDRKLTILKMVPKEVMLTGAVHIGRSGLFILIVSMILTAILSVVVSNQVARPIVSLTKAMERVEETDFRVDMKVERTDEIGILHRKYKEMIDRIRDLIEKNYKRELETRDAQFLALQAQINPHFLYNTLQVIGGMAVKNGAGDIYKMTQKLALMFRYITNKQGDLVPLREEITHLKNYLYIQQVRFGEKISIQLFVDESINEALIPLLSLQPIIENSFKHGFETQVEQGVIKIDIQEIFDEIEITIEDNGAGMSEERLREVRKKLQQEGFSEQRSIGLKNVDARIKLYFGREYGIDVDSENSYYTKVTIRIPSKQKEVAA
- a CDS encoding response regulator, which codes for MTTLLIVDDEHWTRDTVKTLVDQELWGISQLDEAENGEQAIEKIQKKCPDIIITDMKMPGIDGIGLLDVLKNDYPEIPVIVLSGYQDFMYTRQAIKAKAVEYLPKPVDREELNQAFGKAIMEKRKLEQQQISYPLFAFKQPAISSLLDPFYATLAFSLKELNEKQFESTVEQFLAELPENLKQNEAFHFRFHQQFLVLMEEVMKQHNVTLEELGFERKDFMYDPAVPIETELINMQAVGKTVIQKIREGARQKTRINLDDIKYYIEENYSSPELSLGMISKKFYVSKEYLTTAFKKKFGCNITEFIIEYRMNKAKELVQTTTLQYKTISSMIGYEDVSYFYRLFKKVHGSSPGSVRKD
- a CDS encoding ABC transporter substrate-binding protein; protein product: MKMKKALTLPIVSVLFAGMLAGCSGESNSAGGSSSGDSDQVELKVFIGQPRFKEQYETYIDQFVAKQKQEGRDVTVKLELPSVNEADELLKTRLASGDSPDVFALHAINDIPVYDKAGYLEDLSNEPFVEKLYDTVSPAVTKDDRVLAVPLETLQWGYIYNKDLFKKHGVELPTTLTEMKAVVKKFEDAGVTPFINAYKDSYIPQLFLPLTVGALESTTDKGFVEKMNQDKASFAELKDDMFPIIDLVHEHGTDRPFEVGQDQGAAAFAAGEAAMWVQGPWMAESLMSTNPDFNFGVAPLPINDDPNATLIDLSTSTSLAVSKQSEVKEVAKDFMNYVLDEQDSSEFYESLGFNPVSDVHTFKPYPWLVDSTKYVEEGKVYQDPLIPAAVKSASEKLMQSYYAGDASKNEVIEGLDQAWQEYNKLNK
- a CDS encoding sugar ABC transporter permease, giving the protein MTVKAINDKKENSVSAHRKEKRLRTKSSHLSLILFVLPAFVFYFVFLFIPMVGAGVYSFTDWNGLNPSYNFVWFDNYIEAFKDDEAFRHSFFFTLKYTIVVFFIQNIIALLLALLIESRVRSKGFFRTIFFMPNMLSLIISSFMFSFIFSNVFPELSQKAVFSFLDQAWIGDPDVSFYSIVIVSLWQGIGYMMIIYMAALQGVPKQLKEAAMIDGANVFQRLRHVVLPMIMHAITICSFLTLNGAFKVFDVVYALTQGGPGTSTQVMALNIYQEAFSNNFRFGYANSKAMILFLVVLVITIIQVSISKRKEVEA
- a CDS encoding carbohydrate ABC transporter permease, giving the protein MKENKAASWSVNTVLILFAVVSFFPIYMSVINSFKSQAEIFTSVLALPKEFTFDNYIGVFKELNLLDSAVNTLIVTVIGLAGIVICGSLAGYKLARTSGKFSNFIFMLFIASMLVPFHSIMITLSQIAKGVGAQGSLIGLGLIYIGLGVNMAVFLYHGFVKAIPKELEEAAKIDGCNDFQIFTKIIFPLLKPITATILVLNVLWLWNDFLLPLIMLTDVNNYTLMLSINMLFGQYAADWPKILASLVLTALPVIIFYAIFQKYILEGIADGAIK